AGATTCTTACGTTCATGTTGCTTCACATCTTGTAatctatgtttgatggtttttatgaAGATATGTTGCTTGACCAATTCCAGTGAGTTTCAGCGCAGGCATTTCAGAAGCTAGTGTATGtttcaactcttgtttttgggGAGGCCTCTGCGTTTCTTCTACCCTGGAAGCGTGTATTTAAAGTGACTGATTCCCAGGTAATTGTTAGCACATCAGCTTCTTGTACTATAGTGTTAATTTGATGGATATCGTACTGGCGAGCAATATGAATTTGGACCATCTCTGATGTATATACACAGACACTAAAGAAATTACCACCCCATTGACCCATTCACTAGGCCTCCTTGTAATTTTTAATACTTTTGGGCATGTTTATCGACAATGCTAAATTTGACCTGTAGTTTGAAGTGGTAGTTGTAATGGGTACATaatcatatatattttcttCTTTCAGGTCGAGGTTGCTGTTCGGGACAATGCTCAAAGGTTGTATGCTCAGAATCTGAAATCTATTAGCAGAGGTTAGTGTCTATGTTCAGTACACCTATGGGGTGATTTATTTTctgttgtaacttgtaagagACAATTGACTTTTGTCAAGATAGATTTAAGCTACGAATTGATGAAATAAATTACTTTTTATGTCGAGATAGATGTATTGTCGACCTTATTGCCTTATCCCTTGCATGTTGTTGGTTACCAAATTGATTAGCGTTGTGGTGTCTTGTGTGTTTCTCCAGATTTAGATCAGAAGAAGCTTGCTGATCTGAGAGAAACTCAACTTTCATATCGTTTGTCTGATGAGGTATCCCCTTTGTGGCATTGTGTGATTGATGTTGTTTTACTGTTAaaagaagaaatattttttaacttttttatatTGATGTATCTGTTTCTTACAGTTGGCTGCGGATATGTTTAAAGATCATACAAGAAAACTAGTAGAAGAATGCTTATCAAGAGCTGTTGACATTCTGAAGTCCCGGAATAGATCAGGGTATGCTTAATGTTGCTATCCTAATCTCCAAAACTGAAAGATATAgtctttttgcttttgcattgGGAAAAAAAACTTTTTATGCTTTTTGTCAAGATTTTCGTGTCTTTGTATCGTTTTAGTTTGTGGCGGTTGGCTGGTTTTTGCcatcttttaatattttttatacaTATTTGTCTTTGACAGGGGAACTATTGAGATGATGAATGAGCTGAATAAAGCACTCGCCTTTAATGATCAGCTCCTCTCGTTAGCAAAACATCCAGATGTTGATAAATTGGCCCGTGGAATAGGGCCGGTTTCCTTAGTAGGTAATGATACTGTTTTGCAAgttctgttgttgttgttgttgttgttgttggtactTATGTACCGGTACACTAATATAATACCACATTCTGCATAATTTGTCAGATGGCGAATTTGACACTGACAGGAGGATTGACGACTTAAAGCTCCTCTACAGAGCATATATCACAGATTCTTTATCTAGTGGCCGCATGGAAGACAGCAAGGTGATAAATTTTTGCTATTTATGATTCTCTTTAAGCCATTTGCCTCCCTGTAACTGAAACCTGAAGATGAAAGTTCATATATCTTCCGCCTTTTAGGCTAAGGTGATTTTCTATGTTGACTTGTTGAGACACACACATAACTCACTTTGAGTCTGATATTAGTTTGTGAGCCAGTGAATATTTACTTTGTTTCTTAAAATACAGTTTTATGGAAATATGAATATGAACAGTGAACACCTTACAACACAACTTCATGGACCAAGAACTATAAATTGACCCTTTACATTCATTTTGGGGTGACTAAGGGATTGTTCAACTCAAGCCTCTCCttatcttttatcttttgcATACTCTCTCATAGCCCATAGGTCTGGAGAAAGCTACAATTCATAGAGTTCCCTAATTCTTCCTTTTTCTGGCTTTACTAACTTCCTTTTCCCACCCTCCATCTTCTTTGTCCTAGAAGCACGTATTTGCCCTTCCTATTCCATCTTTTCTTGAATCTCCTATTGCCAATGACATATTCTAGTTAAGACTAATCACCGCACCTTCCATAGTTGCTGTATGGGTTAGCTCGTAGAATAGTTTATGCTAGTCAGTGGTCAGCTCACTTATGTTCTGTTGTCCATCGTAGCTTGTTGCACTGAAccagttaaagaacatgtttgGTCTTGGAAAACGTGAGGCAGAAGGTATTAAGATGGATGTTACGTCGAAGGTGTATAGCAAGCTACTGTCTCAGGCGTTTTCTAATGGTGAACTGGAAGCAGCAGAAAGCAAAGCAAATTACCTTCAGAATTTATGTGATCAGCTGCAGTTCGACCCTGAGAAGGCGGGTGAGATCCATGCAGGTAGCTCCCTTTTTACTTGGTTTAAGGATTTTGGTGCTTGTTACTGtgttgtggggggggggggggtgaaagCAGTGGGAAATTTTTGTGGTGTTATGACTTTTTAGTCTGAAGGAGCAAGGTCTGGTAGCCGGTAGATGTCCAATCATGAATCTTTTATCTTTAAACCTAGGTGATTCTTTTGTGCTCGAAGTTTTAAGCCTTATTTTGCTGTTTATTAGAAGCTCTAATTTGCACATGATTTCCAGACATGGTGAAAAGTTAGAAAATTTTCTTTGGAGCCTATCAGTTTGCATGATTATGTAATTTCTGGATAAACAAGGCAACCTAAAGATGCATCGcttctaatttcttttattaCTTGATTTTGGGATTTTCTAGAGTTGAACTGAATGTTAGCTTGCTTAAACTTTATCACAGTTTTCGATCTGCATTGGGCATTCTTTATTCTTCTATTAAAATATAGCTCGCTTACGTTCTATTTGTACCGTTTGTTATCTGTCTTCTCTTAAAGAAATATATCGACAGAAGCTACAGCGATGTTTAGCTGATGGACAATTGAGTGAGGAGGACGTCAAAGCTTTGCTACGTGTACGGGTCATGCTGTGTGTTCCACAAAAGATTGTTGAAGCAGCTCATGCCGATATTTGCGGCAGTTTGTTCGAGAAGGTATGGATTTGAAGTCTTTCCCCTCTTCTTCCTTGTTGGATCTCCTCTTCTTTTCTTATGCCCctcccccctcccccccccccccccccactttGATTATTTGCTATGTAACAATGTCGTATTGTGTATTTGTTTTTGATAATATTGTTTTCTTCTGATGAAAAATTAGCTGATGAAGCTTAAGAATTTGAGTATTTGCTAATTTGTGTGTGATATTTGTTGAACCTCTATTCAACCATCTTTCCTCTCCATGGAGTGCTTCCTAACTTTGTATGGGGTAACGGATAGAATATAGAATGCTTCGTGGCAGTTGCTAATTAATGTCTGTTTGGTTCTTCAGCTCGTGAAATTTTAGTGATTGAAACATAGCACAATCATTTGTCCTGTTTTACCCCCCCCCCTCCCTTGGGCCATTTTGTGATGATGGCCGTTAGGTTGAGGAATTACACACTGCTTCTAGGTTGAAGTCCTCTCTTGATTTCGTGAAGTGCTTTCTTGATTTCAGGTTGTGAAGGATGCAATTGCTTCTGGTGTTGATGGATATGATGCAGATGTAAAAGAAAATGTGAGGAAAGCAGCACATGGTTTGCGCTTGACTAGGGAAGCTGCAATGTCAATTGCTAGTAAGGCGGTGAGTGTCTACTTACCCTGCTAATTTGTTGAATCGTTTTTATCAATTATTGATGTGTAAAAAGACAATCCAATAGAAAAACTTTCTTCATCTTAAATTGCCAAGGTGTACATGGGCCTTCGTCTTGTGATCCCAATCTGACTAAGTGCTACAGGAGAGATCAGGACACCTAATACCCCTAATCTTATGTCATGCAGGTCCGCAGAATATTCATTAACTATATTAAACAAGCAAGGGCAGCTGGGAGTCGCACTGAATCAGCAAAAGTTCTTAAGAAGATGATCGCATTCAACACCTTGGTGGTCACTGAGTTAGTGGCTGATATCAAAGGGGAATCAACTACTGATGCTCCAACAGAAGAACCTACtaaagaagaggaagaggaggagcagatggaagatgaagaagaatgGGAGTCCCTCCAAACACTTAGAAAATCAAGACCTACTAAAGAACTTGAGGCCAAAATTGGGAAACCAGGGCAGACAGATATTACTGTTGCAGACGACCTTCCAGAAAGGGAGAGGGCTGATCTTTACAAGACATACCTGTTATACTGCATTACAGGCGAAGTAACTAAGATTCCGTTTGGTGCACAAATCACCACAAAGAAGGACAACACAGAATATCTTTATCTGAATCAGCTTGGTGATATTCTTGGTCTATCACGTAAGGAGATTGTGGAAGTTCATAGAGGTATGGCTGAGCAAGCGTTTAGACAGCAAGCAGAGGTCATTTTGGCAGATGGACAGTTGACTAAAGCCAGGATGGAGCAACTAGATGAGGTGCAGAAGCAAGTTGGTTTGCCAGCAGAGTATGCTCAAAAGGTTAGAGAGAACATTATAAATTCAAAGATGGCAGCTGCAATTGAAACAGCTATTGGCCAGGGTAGGCTCAGCATAAAACAAATTAGGGAACTCAAGGAAGCTGGTGTAAATATTGACAACATGATAGCAGTGAGCTTAAGGGAGAATCTCTTCAAGAAGACTGTTGATGAAATTTTTTCTTCTGGTACTGGAGATTTTGATGACGAGGAAGTCTACCAAAAGATTCCTGCTGACTTGAAAATCAACCCCGAGAAGGCCAAAGGAGTTGTTCATGAACTAGCTCGTAGTAGATTAGCTAACTCATTGGTTCAAGGAGTGGCTTTATTAAGGCAGAGGAACCGCGCCGGGGTGGTATGTTTCcgatgtttatttatttttgtttgttttctgtAATTTGTGGGTTCTTCAAATTGAGTCTGATATTTTGCCTCTGGATTGTGCAGGTCTCTACGCTGAACGATCTGCTAGCTTGTGACAAGGCTGTGACTGCAGAGCCCTTATCATGGGAAGTTCCGGAGGAACTAGCAGATCTTTTTGCCATTTACTCCAGGAGTGACGCAGCACCTGAGAAGATCTCACGTCTACAATATCTGCTAGGAATTAGTGACACCGCAGCAGTTTCTCTAACAGAGATGGAAGACAGACTACCCGGTAATAGTGCTGAAGCTGAGGAGTTTGTCTTTTAGAGAGGAAAAAAAGGTTGCGTTATAGTTTAGTGCAGAGGATTCTCTAATAGTGAGTACTCATATAGGTTTATCAACAAGATAGTGTGATTTTGCTGGTTTTGTGATTCTACTACGGCAAATATTTCAAATGAGATAGATATTTGAGTttgtatttctttttctttcttttcttttcttttctccgcTCCTGGCGGTGGGGGAATTTTGAGGCGTCTCTTGTATTATTTGTATGGTAAATAATTTGGATGGGCACTCCCATGGTTAATGAGAAATTTCTGTCTTTGATTATTGATTGCTCCTGAGATCTCCAGTTTCATAAACGAAAGGAAATTCTGCACCTTATCACAATTactttttgttaaattttaatcTTAGATCTAAttcctcaaaaaaaatataaattcaaCCCTGGAAAAAATGTTCACTTGGATGATTTCTGTAAGTGTCGAACTTGTATTGATGAACATGGGATCTGCTGTGCTTTCCGGCGCTGCAGTTCTTTGACATGCCCACAACCAAAGAGTTTAAGATTGTAGGTTCTTACTAAAAATGGTCTTTTAGCTAATGATCTCACATTCTGTCCTTAGTAATGAAGTTAAGGGAGAAGGAAGTGGGTGCCCCAAAGAATTCCTAAAGCAAAAGGTCCTTAGCAAAGATACAGAGAAGATTCTCAAGTTAGGGGGATTTGCAAATAGGAGCTGTGAGGGTCTGACCTTTGCTACAGTCAACTGTTTTAACCAGATTCCCACTTCAACAATTTTCACACTCCTTTAATTGGCTTAATCTAACTATAATGTCAAACATTGAGCATTTTCTCTAATTAGAAATAATAATGCACATCAGGTATTATCTAACTTTACTTCTTTCCCAATTtcatcagttgaactctgtaactTTTGACTTAAATTATAATTGtatattaaaatgaaatgatAATCCTATAAGTAGGAAGCTAGCCTTGGAATAATAAAGAGAAACAAGTTCATATACGTCTATTTTTGATTGCCATGGTTTCTTTTATTAATATGACAACAACGCTAAGAATTTTGCTGAGTTTGTTTCTTTTAGGGACAGCCCAAGCGCAACTTTCAGCCAATTATTATGCCAAGACATGCCCAAAAGCTCTCTTCACAATCAGAGCTGCAGTGCGTAAAGCAGTAGCTGCAGAGCATCGCATGGGGCCATCTTTGCTTCGACTACACTTCCATGACTGCTTTGTTAATGCATGTCACTATTCCCTCTTTCCTTTTCATAAAACAATTTGTGCATCAAAGTATTATAGCAGCTGATTCTTGATGTATTTTGCTTGCGCAGGGATGTGATGCTTCTGTTCTTTTAAACGATACCTCAACATTCACAGGGGAACAAACTGCAGGTGGCAATGCAGGATCACTTAGGGGTTTTACTGTGATCGACAATATTAAATCTCAAGTCGAGAGTGTTTGCCCTGGTGTTGTTTCTTGTGCTGATGTTCTAGCTGTAGCTGCACGGGATTCAGTTGTTTCAGTAAGTAAAACATCCAAATAATCTGCATCTGACTACACTCAACCACAAATCTCACGACCTAAAACCGTATTGCAGTTGTGTCTACCTCAATGCTTAATTAAAATGAAAACAGAATCTAATGGTTCAATAACAGTAATCTTATATCGCAAACACGAAGTTGAACCTTGGAGTTTCATTTTCTGCAGCTAGGTGGTCCAACATGGAGAGTGCAGCTGGGTAGGCGGGATTCTACTAAAGCGAGTTTAAGCACCGCAAATTCTGACATTCCATCCCCATCCTCGGATCTTAGTGGGACTAATGGACTTCTATCTTCCTTCTCAAACAAAGGATTCACGGCCAAAGAAATGGTGGCCCTAGCAGGTGAGTGACCCTTCTGGTTTTCCTCAGTTCCAGAGCATCATGATTGTTTACTGAAAGAATGTTTGTAAAGCTCTCTAGGCACGCTATATATAGTAGCTTTATATATAGCTGAATAGAAAACGTAAACTGATTTTGTTTTGTAACACAGGAGCACATACGATTGGGCAAGCCAGATGTGTAGTATTCCGCAATAGAGTTTACAACGAGAGCAACATCGAAGCATCATTTGTTACTTCTGTGAAATCCAAGTGCCCAAACAACGGGGGTGATGACAATCTTACCCCACTCGATACTACCACTCCTGTTGTCTTTGACAACGGGTATTTCAAAGATCTTGTCAACAACAAAGGTCTGATGCACTCGGATCAACAGCTTTTCAATAACGGATCCACTGATTCTCAGGTCACTTCTTACAGCAATAACCCTTCATCCTTTCACAAGGATTTTGCAGCAGCTATGGTCAAGATGGGCAACCTCAGTCCCCTCACTGGAACAAACGGACAGATCAGAACCAATTGCTGGAAAACCAACTAAGCCATCAGGCTTCACATGATCACTAATGAGACTCTACTCTTCTTATAGACCAATTGTGTAAGAAAATTACTCCCTTGCAAATAATGCGTACGTATTCCAACTTGGCAGGAATTGTATCAAAGTAATTCTGCTACTAAAGTTTATCCAAAGCAATACTAATACTTAATAAACAATCAGTTGAGTACCAATACATACCGTTGTTTACAAGACCTACTTGTCAGTTTAAAAATCTCACTAGATGGTTTACACAGTAGAGGGATAACAtcttaaaagttacaaaaagaggaataaTTACAGAAAGAATGAATTGGATTTTGTAAAAGCCTTCAAGCTTGATGAATGTTGCGGATGGCAGTGGTGATGCTTTTACAATCATATTCCATCACCTTTATCCAATTCTCAAAATCACCAATTTCCTACGCACACAGATTCATACAACAATATCAACTTTCCCTGTTGAAAATAAGGGTTTTCTACTTCGTATGACAATTGTAAAAAATGGTCTGACGTGATACGTTCTTATTCCTTATACTCTATGAAACTAAATTGTAAGAAAAATCATTACCAGTACCACACCAGattttgttattattaataattgcGTATAACCTTGAAAAAACAAATGAAGCTACTAATTTGATATCAAAGTAATTAGAAATTGAAATGAACAGACCTTAATGGCAGTGTTGAGTGAGCGAGAAGCGGCAAGCCATTGATCAGTCTGCTTGTGGAAACGATTAATAGTAGTAGTTAAACCTCGAATTTCGAGTTCGATCTGCTTTTGATGGAGGAATGATTCTTGAACTCCGCCATTGACTGCATCAACTAGCAGCTCTGATACTCGAATCCCCGCTCTCGTCGCTTCTTTCTTCGCTTTTTCTAttgtacaaattcaaattcagaTTATTAGATCAAAGTTAAAAATTCTATCGATTAGATTAAAATTGGGAGGaacaaagaggagagagagaccGGTTTGGTGGCGGAGGAAGGAGGAGGAGGTCTGGTGTTGATGAAGTATGTTAAGCAAGGAGGCTTCGAGTCCTGTTGCGCTACCTTCGATTGCGGTGGCAGGTTCTGATGTTAACGGTGGATGTCGGGCTGGTATCGACATCGGGAAGCCTTGAGTAGTTCTTCTCCGCCGTGAGGGAAACTCTCTGATGCGAAGgaactttttattttagtttgatGGATTCAACATATTTTGGCAAACAGCGAAGCTTTCATTAAACAATATCCAGGAACCGGCCTTTGGGCCTTTGCAGTTGGGCTGATATCTTACATCAATAATTTGATATGTTCGTTGTGTAACTTGTATTGCTATACTATATTAGATTCCGTACACGCACGGACTTTGATCAttcttttttcacaaaatatttaactacaTTTCGAAACTATTGCGTAGTTATAACATtgttaacatactcgtttaaatttattcatctaatatgcatatttaaaatgctaatatggtaatttgaccaaaatattgagtgataaattttccattattaatatagcgatttggctaaaatattaccaatttagatttattattattacgtcgtatctattatttccattatttataaactaaaatttgtttccatatataaatactttataaaaaaggtagagaataaaaataaaataaaaacagatacacttttttgggaaagtgatttttggcgggaaaaaaacgcaccaggaattgacacgtgtcatccacggggtgtctcttttagtatatagtaataaatAGTACTTCGTATTTCAACTCGATCCTCAGTCTGAATCAGTAATCCGGTTTCCGTTCAGTGTCACAATCACTTTTGAGGTTtttattttatgattttgaaaGTTATAAAGTACTTGATACGTTTAAAGTCAGTCATCATTCATGTTGATTTTCATCATGTTGATTTTTAAAGCGGGTAAAAAAAGCGATTTTTAGAAACGGGTAACCTATTATTATCATGTTGATTTTTAAAAACAGGTAATAAAAAACTGAACCATATCTAATCTGATCTAAACTCAAACCCGATATGATAAGGAACAGTTCTATATGAATGACCTTTTATTCATCCAAAGTCTCGATAAAACGATTCGATCCAATCCCCAATTCGAATTGAAAATAGGATGACCTGAATTTATCAGAATTAAATTGTGccgaattaatttaaattgaaATTGCCCAGAACTGAAACGATGCAAACGACTTGATTTCCATGTTTGCCAAGATATCCTAAACCTCAAAGTATATAACATCACACTGTTCAACAAAAAAAGCATTTGAGTAAACAATTTTATTACCATTCTCCTATAGTCCTACTAGTGTCTGGGGTACGATGACATCACAATTTTAAACCCTGTGCAATTTCTGATAATGAAGCCTTCAttcaattaaaagaaaaaaggaCTTGTTAATATTTGACCCATGACCTTAGGGAAGTACTCGGTATTACACAACACCGCCTTAACCACTAATACTTAGGAAAATCGAGGATTCTCTCCCTCTATCATATGGGACTTTGAACAGCGACGCCACATGTTCTTGAACTTCCAGTTATATTATATATGAAATTTAAACCCCATATGTTGTCGCCACCCCAAGAACAAATCCCGAGTCTTACGACTCCTACCTCCACACAATGGaggtttttgtttgtttgttcatTTACAAGAACATAATAGAAGTTACATACGAAGTATTAAGAAATTTAGTCATAAACCATTACTTGAGTTTCTAAAGAAGGAATTTAATAATTCTTTTAGGACATTGTTATAGGAACTAGTggttacttttatttatttatattttatattatgaGTTAGTTATTCATTCTATTAGGTTGTTAGCCGAGGTGGCATCACACCTTGTATATAAAAACAAGTATGCTGGCTTATTTCAGTTTGTGAGAATATAATTCAATAATTGAATTCAGTTGTTTCCTCAAATTCTCCCCAAATTGGTTTGAGTTtctacatggtatcagagcaagaaTCTCTGATTTGAGATTGAGGTTTGCTCAATTTGAGATAAACTCGATTTGTTTTTGAATCAAAGCTGGGAGTATCTGATTGCAGGAATTTTATTGCGAAATTTTCTTGCAATTCACGAGTGTGATTGCGAAATTTCTTGCGATAAGTTACGATATTCTTCATCAATTGTTCGAGTGATTTGATCATCAGAAATGGCAATCCAAGATTCTGAGAGTGATAATtcgcacaacaacaacaacaatggagGTAACACTGATAACTGTGATCCGTTTTTCATTGCTAATTCAGATAATCCAACCTCTTCATTAGTTGCTGCTGTATTTACTGGTGTGAATTTTATGAGATGGAGTAAAAATGTTAAACGTGCTTTAGTAGCTAAGAACAAAGAAGGATTTATCAATGGTGAGATAACAAAACCTGCTGCGAATCACAAAGATTACATGAAATGGAAACGTGCTGATTTCATGGTGGTTAGCTGGATATTGAGTTCCATGAATCATGAATTAGCAAATGATTTTGGTTATATTGACACTGTTGTTGATTTGTGGCGTGAATTGAATGAGAGGTTTGGTTAGTCTAATGGTCCACTGATTTACCAATTGAagaaagaaattgaaaatttaacTCAGCAAAACATGACTATTTTGTTACTTACTATGGGAAACTGAAGAAATTGTGGGATGAAATGAAAAATTTAAGAGCATTTCCTAGTTGCACATGTGGTGCTATGATGCAGTGTAGCTGTCAGTTTCTGAAGAAGATTGCTGAGTTTGAAGAAGAACATAAAATGATGCAGTTTCTACTTGGACTGAATGGTGGATTTGACAGTACTGTGACTAATGTTCTTTCCATGGATCCCTTACCTAGTATCAAAAAAGTATTCTCAATTACTCAACAAATTGAGAaacaaaaagaattgaatggTGGTAATACTGACTGTACTGCTATGAATAACAGTGCTATGGCTGCTCAAGCTCATAGAGGGATACAATCACAGTTTCAGAAGTATAATGCTGGTTCAGCAAAGAAAGattggaaagaaattaaaaaggAAAAGCTGAATCGAATCTGTACTCATTGCAAAGGGAAGGGACATACAGCTGATCAGTGCTTCAAGCTTATTGGCTATCCTGAGTGGTACAACTCTATCAAAGCTTCTAAGAGCAATGACACTACTGGAAACAGACTTGCAGCACATGTTAATTACACTGCTGACACTGATGATGAACCCTTGGGGAACACAGACAATGACAATGGGATGGTGAACAATGAAATGCTGAATGCTATTTGCCAAGAAGTTATGAAAGTGATGAAAGGCAAACAAGCACATGGTACTGAGGCAAGTGGAGCTCATTGTTCTTATGCCAATTATGCAGGTATAATTTCCCACTCTTTTAACTGTGCTGTGACTAAACTTTATGATGAATGTTTATGGATAGTATATTCTGGTGCATGTGATCATATGACTTATGATGACACTATCTTAACCAACATCATATATCTAACTAATCCTATCAAAGTTGGTCTTCCTGATGGTTCTCAACTAGCTGTAGACACCATAGGAGACACTGTTTTAAGCAACCAATTGGTTTTGCATAATGTGCTGCTGGTTAGGGGTTTCAAGCATAACCCTATCTGTTGGTAGATTGATAGAACATTCTGGTGTTCAAGTTTTATTTAATGGAACTGGATACACTTTCCAGGACCCTGCTAGCCATGAGTTGCTTGGTGCTGGAAAAAGGACAAATGGATTGTACTATTTTGTTCTACCCTCTCATGCTGGTTCTTCCAAAGGTATCACCCTCCAACCACAAAGCTGTAATACAGTAGAAAATGTCCCTAATACTAATGTTGATATGTTATCACATAAGACAGCTACTAGTAATGCTCAAGCTAAGACTTCAGTAGCAAA
This Spinacia oleracea cultivar Varoflay chromosome 6, BTI_SOV_V1, whole genome shotgun sequence DNA region includes the following protein-coding sequences:
- the LOC110790915 gene encoding protein TIC110, chloroplastic, whose product is MNNTLPLSSPISPLLSSSFTHPNHTLHPKFIRIPITSTFKRHRFRVSKLRCSADVTPTSSSTNNVDAVDVFGGQRELSGIQSLVESLSPPVRIASSVILVAAASAAGFGLGSRFGGSRNVAIGAAVALGAAGGAAAYGLNSCVPEVAATSLHNYVAQCDDPLALNKDEILAIANRYGVSKQDETFNAELCDLYLRFVSSVLPAGMEDLKGTEVETIIKFKNALGIDDPDAANMHIELARRFVRQRLETGDREGDIEQRRAFQKLVYVSTLVFGEASAFLLPWKRVFKVTDSQVEVAVRDNAQRLYAQNLKSISRDLDQKKLADLRETQLSYRLSDELAADMFKDHTRKLVEECLSRAVDILKSRNRSGGTIEMMNELNKALAFNDQLLSLAKHPDVDKLARGIGPVSLVDGEFDTDRRIDDLKLLYRAYITDSLSSGRMEDSKLVALNQLKNMFGLGKREAEGIKMDVTSKVYSKLLSQAFSNGELEAAESKANYLQNLCDQLQFDPEKAGEIHAEIYRQKLQRCLADGQLSEEDVKALLRVRVMLCVPQKIVEAAHADICGSLFEKVVKDAIASGVDGYDADVKENVRKAAHGLRLTREAAMSIASKAVRRIFINYIKQARAAGSRTESAKVLKKMIAFNTLVVTELVADIKGESTTDAPTEEPTKEEEEEEQMEDEEEWESLQTLRKSRPTKELEAKIGKPGQTDITVADDLPERERADLYKTYLLYCITGEVTKIPFGAQITTKKDNTEYLYLNQLGDILGLSRKEIVEVHRGMAEQAFRQQAEVILADGQLTKARMEQLDEVQKQVGLPAEYAQKVRENIINSKMAAAIETAIGQGRLSIKQIRELKEAGVNIDNMIAVSLRENLFKKTVDEIFSSGTGDFDDEEVYQKIPADLKINPEKAKGVVHELARSRLANSLVQGVALLRQRNRAGVVSTLNDLLACDKAVTAEPLSWEVPEELADLFAIYSRSDAAPEKISRLQYLLGISDTAAVSLTEMEDRLPGNSAEAEEFVF
- the LOC110790916 gene encoding cationic peroxidase 1-like — translated: MVSFINMTTTLRILLSLFLLGTAQAQLSANYYAKTCPKALFTIRAAVRKAVAAEHRMGPSLLRLHFHDCFVNGCDASVLLNDTSTFTGEQTAGGNAGSLRGFTVIDNIKSQVESVCPGVVSCADVLAVAARDSVVSLGGPTWRVQLGRRDSTKASLSTANSDIPSPSSDLSGTNGLLSSFSNKGFTAKEMVALAGAHTIGQARCVVFRNRVYNESNIEASFVTSVKSKCPNNGGDDNLTPLDTTTPVVFDNGYFKDLVNNKGLMHSDQQLFNNGSTDSQVTSYSNNPSSFHKDFAAAMVKMGNLSPLTGTNGQIRTNCWKTN
- the LOC110790917 gene encoding biogenesis of lysosome-related organelles complex 1 subunit 1; this translates as MSIPARHPPLTSEPATAIEGSATGLEASLLNILHQHQTSSSFLRHQTEKAKKEATRAGIRVSELLVDAVNGGVQESFLHQKQIELEIRGLTTTINRFHKQTDQWLAASRSLNTAIKEIGDFENWIKVMEYDCKSITTAIRNIHQA